In Ancalomicrobiaceae bacterium S20, the following proteins share a genomic window:
- the adhP gene encoding alcohol dehydrogenase AdhP codes for MSKLMRAAVVRAFGQPLVIEERPIPEVRPGSILVKVEATGVCHTDLHAAQGDWPVKPKPPFVPGHEGAGYVAAVGAGVTGVKEGDRVGVPWLHTACGHCPYCFTGWETLCGSQQNTGYSLDGTFADYVLADPNYVGHLPDGLEFGPAAPVLCAGVTVYKGLKETDAKPGDWVVITGVGGLGHMAVQYAKAMGFHCAAVDVADEKLALAKSLGADLTVNARNENPGEVLQKTVGGAHGVLVTAVSPKAFEQAFDMLRPKGTMALVGLPPGMFAMPIFDTVLKRITVRGSIVGTRADLMEALAFAGEGKVKAHFSWDKLDNINAIFAEMEKGKIDGRIVLDMH; via the coding sequence ATGAGCAAGCTCATGCGCGCCGCCGTGGTGCGGGCTTTCGGCCAGCCGCTGGTGATCGAGGAACGCCCGATCCCCGAGGTGCGGCCCGGCTCGATCCTGGTCAAGGTCGAGGCGACCGGCGTCTGCCACACCGATCTGCATGCCGCCCAGGGCGACTGGCCGGTCAAGCCGAAGCCGCCCTTCGTGCCCGGCCATGAAGGCGCCGGCTACGTCGCGGCGGTGGGTGCCGGCGTCACCGGCGTCAAGGAAGGCGACCGTGTCGGCGTGCCGTGGCTGCACACCGCCTGCGGCCACTGCCCCTATTGCTTCACCGGCTGGGAAACGCTCTGCGGCAGCCAGCAGAACACCGGCTATTCGCTCGACGGCACCTTCGCCGACTATGTCCTCGCCGACCCGAACTACGTCGGCCATCTGCCCGACGGCCTCGAATTCGGCCCGGCCGCGCCGGTGCTCTGCGCCGGCGTCACGGTCTACAAGGGGCTGAAGGAGACCGATGCCAAGCCCGGCGACTGGGTGGTGATCACCGGCGTCGGCGGCCTCGGCCACATGGCCGTGCAATATGCCAAGGCCATGGGCTTCCATTGCGCGGCGGTCGATGTCGCCGACGAGAAGCTGGCGCTGGCGAAGTCGCTCGGCGCGGATCTGACCGTCAACGCCCGCAACGAGAACCCCGGCGAGGTCCTGCAGAAGACCGTCGGCGGCGCCCACGGCGTGCTGGTCACGGCCGTGTCGCCGAAGGCGTTCGAACAGGCCTTCGACATGCTGAGGCCGAAGGGCACCATGGCGCTGGTCGGCCTGCCGCCGGGCATGTTCGCCATGCCGATCTTCGACACGGTGCTGAAGCGCATCACCGTGCGCGGCTCGATCGTCGGCACCCGCGCCGACCTCATGGAAGCGCTCGCCTTCGCCGGCGAGGGCAAGGTCAAGGCGCATTTCTCCTGGGACAAGCTCGACAACATCAACGCGATCTTCGCCGAGATGGAAAAGGGCAAGATCGACGGCCGCATCGTGCTCGACATGCACTGA